The proteins below come from a single Lactobacillus johnsonii genomic window:
- a CDS encoding energy-coupling factor transporter ATPase, with the protein MSIEFKNVDYVYAPGTPFQTQGLIDISFKIEKGSFVAIAGHTGSGKSTLMQYFDGLLLPSKGEITVAGEQINANTSSKALKAIRKKVGLVFQFPENQLFEETVLKDVMFGPLNFGFSEQKAKEQAVEWIKKVGLSEDMMDKSPFELSGGQMRRVAIAGVMAYEPEILCLDEPAAGLDPEGQKQMFEIFKEYQRAGHTVILISHNMDDISEYADDMLVLDHGHLIKHASPQEIFSDQEWVKKHYLDEPATSRLTRELQKGGFQFSEMPLTIESLVSKVANELKKKGDMDE; encoded by the coding sequence GTGTCAATTGAATTCAAAAATGTAGATTATGTTTATGCACCTGGAACTCCATTTCAAACTCAAGGATTGATAGATATATCTTTTAAAATAGAAAAAGGATCCTTTGTAGCAATTGCTGGCCATACCGGAAGTGGAAAGTCTACTCTCATGCAGTATTTTGATGGCTTATTGCTTCCAAGTAAGGGTGAAATCACTGTAGCGGGTGAGCAGATTAATGCAAATACTTCAAGCAAGGCACTAAAAGCAATTCGAAAAAAAGTGGGCCTAGTGTTTCAATTTCCTGAAAATCAACTATTTGAAGAAACTGTGCTTAAAGATGTGATGTTTGGTCCACTTAATTTTGGCTTTTCAGAACAAAAGGCAAAAGAGCAAGCAGTAGAGTGGATTAAAAAAGTAGGCCTTTCTGAAGATATGATGGATAAATCTCCTTTTGAACTTTCTGGAGGTCAAATGCGTCGCGTGGCAATTGCAGGTGTGATGGCATATGAACCAGAAATTTTATGTCTTGATGAACCTGCAGCTGGACTAGATCCTGAAGGACAGAAGCAAATGTTTGAGATATTTAAGGAGTACCAACGAGCTGGCCATACAGTCATTCTAATTTCACATAATATGGATGATATTAGTGAATATGCAGATGATATGTTAGTCCTTGATCATGGTCATTTAATAAAACATGCTAGTCCACAAGAGATTTTTTCTGATCAGGAGTGGGTAAAAAAACACTATCTCGATGAACCCGCAACTAGTAGACTAACTCGGGAGCTACAAAAAGGTGGTTTTCAATTTTCAGAGATGCCACTAACTATTGAGTCGTTAGTAAGTAAAGTTGCAAATGAGCTAAAGAAGAAGGGGGACATGGATGAGTAA
- a CDS encoding energy-coupling factor transporter transmembrane component T family protein has translation MSKIIIGRYIPSNSIVYKMDPRGKIIATFLFIVIIFLANNWLSYFFLSIFTLLAVWATKLKPKVFWDGVKPLIWLILFTSVLQLFFTTGGKVYWQWGIFNISEYGIQNSIFIFIRFVMIILISTVLTLTTTSLEIADGMEWILKPLGYLKVPVAQIALVMSIALRFVPTLLDQAVRIMNAQRARGADFNSGGLIKRIHSIIPILIPLFISSLTVAIDLATAMEARGYREGAKRTRYRVLKWSKYDWINLGYFALLTLILLLTRTY, from the coding sequence ATGAGTAAAATTATTATTGGACGTTATATTCCTAGTAATTCTATCGTTTATAAAATGGATCCTCGAGGAAAGATAATTGCAACATTTTTATTTATTGTTATTATCTTTCTGGCTAATAATTGGTTGTCCTATTTCTTTTTATCGATATTTACTTTACTTGCTGTTTGGGCAACAAAATTAAAGCCTAAAGTATTTTGGGATGGAGTAAAGCCATTAATTTGGTTAATTCTATTTACTTCAGTTTTGCAATTATTTTTTACTACAGGTGGAAAAGTTTATTGGCAGTGGGGAATTTTCAACATTAGTGAATATGGGATTCAGAATTCTATTTTTATCTTTATTCGTTTTGTAATGATTATTCTGATTTCGACAGTTCTTACGCTGACGACCACATCATTAGAAATTGCAGATGGAATGGAATGGATCTTAAAACCTCTTGGCTACCTAAAAGTTCCAGTAGCTCAAATTGCTCTTGTAATGTCTATTGCGCTTCGCTTTGTGCCGACATTATTAGATCAAGCAGTACGAATTATGAATGCTCAGAGAGCACGTGGAGCCGATTTTAATAGTGGGGGCTTAATTAAGAGAATTCATTCGATTATCCCAATTTTAATTCCCTTATTTATTAGTTCCTTAACTGTTGCAATTGATTTGGCTACGGCTATGGAAGCAAGAGGTTATCGAGAAGGGGCAAAAAGGACCCGCTATCGAGTTTTAAAGTGGTCAAAGTATGATTGGATTAACTTAGGCTATTTCGCGCTATTGACGCTAATTTTATTACTTACAAGGACGTATTAA
- the truA gene encoding tRNA pseudouridine(38-40) synthase TruA, with protein MTTRYKLTMAYDGHLFHGFQIQPNERTVQGVIEEALKKMTKGKRVVVHGSGRTDAGVHAKGQVIHFDYPGKEIPAKNMMLALNALMPIDTVFFESEIVDEDFHVQYSTKGKWYRYIVDQHRFTDPFNRFYTGHYPYPLDISLMQQAAKDLIGEHDFTSFAASGGQIVDKVRTIYYVNITPDPDKKQIFFDFIGNGFLYNMVRILVGTLLEIGNKKRPVDDIPRVLKAKDRQEVRTTAPASGLYLQHVFYEDIPKKYRLDLKKD; from the coding sequence ATGACTACAAGATATAAATTAACCATGGCCTATGATGGTCATCTTTTTCATGGATTTCAAATTCAACCAAATGAACGAACTGTCCAAGGCGTGATTGAAGAAGCATTAAAAAAGATGACTAAAGGAAAAAGAGTGGTAGTGCACGGATCTGGAAGAACTGACGCTGGTGTTCATGCTAAAGGACAAGTTATTCACTTTGACTATCCGGGAAAAGAAATCCCAGCTAAAAATATGATGCTTGCTTTAAATGCCCTCATGCCGATTGACACAGTTTTCTTTGAAAGTGAAATTGTTGATGAAGATTTTCATGTTCAATATTCAACTAAAGGAAAATGGTATCGATATATAGTAGATCAACATCGTTTTACAGACCCTTTTAATCGTTTTTATACGGGCCACTATCCATATCCTTTAGATATTTCGCTAATGCAGCAGGCAGCTAAAGATTTGATTGGTGAACACGATTTTACAAGTTTTGCTGCTAGCGGTGGACAAATTGTGGATAAGGTGCGAACAATTTACTATGTGAATATTACGCCAGACCCGGATAAAAAGCAGATCTTTTTTGATTTTATTGGAAATGGCTTTTTATATAACATGGTAAGAATCCTAGTTGGAACTTTGTTAGAAATAGGCAATAAAAAAAGACCTGTTGATGATATACCAAGAGTTTTAAAGGCAAAAGACCGACAAGAAGTTCGAACTACTGCACCAGCCAGTGGATTATATTTACAACATGTTTTTTATGAAGATATTCCTAAAAAATATCGTTTGGACCTTAAAAAGGATTGA
- the rplM gene encoding 50S ribosomal protein L13 encodes MRTTPLAKTSDIKRKWYVIDATDVSLGRLSTAVASILRGKNKPQYTPNVDTGDYVIVVNAAKLKLTGKKATDKIYYRHSDYRGGLRATPAGELLAKNPVRLVELSVKGMLPKNTLGHQEFMKMHVYAGEDHEHAAQKPEKLDINELI; translated from the coding sequence GTGCGTACTACCCCATTAGCTAAAACTAGTGATATTAAACGTAAGTGGTATGTTATCGATGCGACTGATGTTTCACTTGGTCGTTTATCAACTGCTGTAGCATCAATTTTAAGAGGTAAGAATAAGCCTCAATATACACCAAATGTTGATACTGGTGATTATGTTATTGTTGTTAACGCAGCTAAATTGAAGTTGACTGGTAAAAAAGCAACTGATAAGATCTACTACCGCCACTCAGATTACCGTGGTGGCTTAAGAGCTACTCCTGCCGGTGAATTATTAGCTAAGAACCCAGTAAGATTAGTTGAATTATCTGTAAAAGGCATGTTGCCAAAGAATACTCTTGGTCACCAAGAATTCATGAAGATGCATGTTTACGCTGGTGAAGACCACGAACACGCAGCACAAAAGCCTGAAAAGTTAGACATCAACGAATTAATCTAG
- the rpsI gene encoding 30S ribosomal protein S9 translates to MAQQAAYAGTGRRKDSVARVRLVPGNGQITINKEDVTKYIPYPNLVQDMKQPLALTETEGQYDILVNVNGGGFSGQAGAIRLGIARALLEVDPDFRGPLKKAGMLTRDPRMKERKKPGLKKARKASQFSKR, encoded by the coding sequence ATGGCACAACAAGCAGCTTACGCTGGAACTGGTCGTCGTAAAGATTCTGTTGCCCGCGTACGTTTAGTACCAGGTAACGGTCAAATTACCATTAACAAAGAAGACGTAACTAAGTACATTCCATACCCTAACTTGGTTCAAGATATGAAGCAACCATTAGCATTAACTGAAACTGAAGGTCAATACGATATTTTAGTTAACGTTAACGGTGGTGGTTTCTCAGGACAAGCTGGTGCAATTCGTTTAGGTATTGCACGTGCACTTCTTGAAGTTGACCCAGATTTCCGTGGTCCTCTTAAGAAGGCTGGCATGTTAACTCGTGACCCAAGAATGAAGGAAAGAAAGAAGCCAGGTTTGAAGAAAGCCCGCAAAGCTTCACAATTCTCAAAGCGTTAA
- a CDS encoding ATP-binding cassette domain-containing protein — MNIKGIFNTNKIRFISICILLILETASATSVTYLMTPAFNYIKQNKLNLFLIFITLSASLQFISTILTSLGNILYAHQIQDYIHQIRNNITRYLFVNDDENVSEIQNNLNSNIQELTNKYTNPLFILWRRILTIAFSLGVLFTFNWSLVVLTLLLSFVGLYLPKLFEKMTSSATLEVTQKNEYLLDTVEKWARGLDELRRYASFGSYEGAIKKSTSELKAATIQDCFWGNLATALTSLISLIGIILLLALSIYLYATGQIVFGAIITSGIFANQIMNAITYLAESLNQIKSSKKVRLKILNLQESVQFNVKDNSDKRINKIEINDLQVSYPNGERISYPHIVVNKGEKILLTGDSGSGKSTLFKVLLGEVTPKMGTVSYKDKEGKVFIPNPEEIGYLAQDNTLFPDTIKNNITMFDSKLDKEVNNTIKKVNLSTDIEKFPKGLKTLINLDSENLSGGQK, encoded by the coding sequence ATGAACATTAAAGGTATTTTTAATACGAATAAAATAAGATTCATTAGTATTTGTATCTTATTAATCCTAGAGACAGCTAGTGCAACAAGTGTTACATATTTAATGACACCTGCATTTAATTATATAAAGCAAAATAAATTAAATTTATTTTTAATATTTATTACTTTATCAGCTAGCTTGCAATTTATAAGTACAATTTTAACTTCCCTTGGTAATATTCTATATGCTCATCAAATTCAGGATTATATTCATCAGATTCGGAATAATATTACTAGATATCTATTTGTTAATGACGATGAAAATGTGTCTGAAATTCAAAATAATCTAAATTCGAATATTCAGGAATTAACTAATAAATATACCAATCCTTTATTCATTTTATGGCGCAGGATATTAACTATTGCTTTTTCTCTGGGAGTCTTATTTACCTTTAATTGGAGTTTAGTTGTTTTAACTTTGTTGCTGTCTTTTGTCGGTCTTTATTTACCAAAACTTTTTGAGAAAATGACATCTTCCGCTACTCTTGAAGTTACTCAAAAAAATGAATATCTGCTTGATACAGTAGAGAAATGGGCTCGAGGATTAGATGAATTAAGAAGGTATGCCAGTTTTGGCAGCTATGAAGGTGCAATAAAGAAATCAACCTCGGAGTTAAAAGCAGCTACAATTCAGGATTGCTTCTGGGGAAATTTGGCGACTGCACTTACATCTCTAATATCTTTAATAGGCATAATTTTGCTATTAGCACTTTCAATATATTTGTATGCGACAGGACAGATTGTCTTTGGTGCTATCATTACTTCTGGAATTTTTGCAAATCAAATTATGAATGCTATTACCTATTTAGCGGAAAGCCTCAATCAAATTAAATCTTCTAAGAAAGTGCGCCTTAAGATTCTTAACTTGCAAGAATCAGTACAATTTAATGTAAAAGACAATTCTGATAAAAGAATTAACAAGATTGAAATTAATGATCTTCAAGTCTCTTATCCAAATGGAGAAAGGATTTCTTATCCACATATAGTCGTTAACAAAGGGGAGAAGATACTCTTAACTGGAGATAGTGGTAGTGGAAAATCAACTTTATTTAAAGTTTTACTAGGTGAAGTTACACCTAAAATGGGTACAGTTAGCTATAAAGATAAAGAAGGAAAAGTATTTATACCGAATCCAGAAGAAATAGGATATCTTGCACAAGATAATACGCTTTTTCCCGATACTATCAAAAATAATATTACAATGTTTGATTCCAAGTTAGATAAGGAAGTTAATAATACAATCAAAAAGGTAAATCTTTCTACTGATATTGAAAAATTTCCCAAGGGATTAAAAACTTTAATTAACTTAGACTCTGAAAACTTATCTGGTGGTCAAAAATAA
- a CDS encoding ATP-binding cassette domain-containing protein, whose amino-acid sequence MSFRGFINTNRTRFFWITILSILSGMSGILAGYIQMYWLTYIKEKNWNEVIVTTSLMALCWFFAQSVIYFVQYLNNVQEEEYFKKLRDEIAEHYFKDQKFHEVAAFQNRLTNDFNIVKNNFFEWYVTVPFYGSMLITSLIALLTIHWSIFALSLVVDTVSYFLPKLISKKIEKTTINVSDKNKEYLAILSKWFSGLSELKRYFAGNKLLEVQSKASRRLEKANINQTIQEQILSILNGFSALVSTILLLGFTGVLVEQKLVIFGAILSVQNFADNVAFGMQETIEGLTMMRSSKPLMNKISEDTALLESNNKEEASIPSVIKTNSLSLKFPNGEMLKYPDINIKEGEKILLTGDSGSGKTTLFKLLLGIIKPSYGTIEFEDQDGNTVTPDMSKIGYIPQEPNLFPGTIKQNITMFNSQLDNRVNLAIRDVNLDDDMKKFKDGVNSPLNLDKLNISGGQRQKIVMARAQIHDSKIILIDEGTSAIDQQATFKILKKLLQTEATIVFIAHNFNENMRNLFDREIRL is encoded by the coding sequence ATGTCTTTTCGAGGATTTATCAATACTAATAGGACTCGTTTCTTTTGGATTACTATTTTATCAATTTTATCAGGGATGAGTGGTATTCTGGCTGGCTATATACAGATGTATTGGTTGACCTATATTAAAGAGAAAAATTGGAATGAGGTTATAGTTACAACTAGCTTAATGGCTCTATGCTGGTTCTTTGCTCAATCAGTGATTTATTTTGTTCAATATTTAAATAATGTTCAAGAAGAAGAATATTTCAAGAAATTACGCGATGAAATAGCCGAGCATTATTTTAAAGATCAAAAATTTCATGAAGTAGCCGCTTTTCAAAATAGACTAACTAATGATTTCAACATTGTAAAAAATAACTTTTTTGAATGGTATGTAACTGTTCCTTTTTATGGATCGATGTTAATAACCTCTTTGATTGCGTTACTAACAATCCATTGGTCAATTTTTGCATTAAGTTTAGTTGTAGATACTGTTTCATATTTTTTACCTAAACTAATTAGTAAAAAAATAGAGAAAACTACAATTAACGTTTCCGATAAGAATAAAGAATATCTTGCGATATTGAGTAAATGGTTTTCTGGTTTAAGTGAATTAAAAAGATACTTTGCAGGTAATAAATTATTAGAAGTGCAGAGCAAAGCATCAAGGAGACTAGAAAAAGCAAATATTAATCAAACGATTCAAGAACAGATATTAAGTATCTTAAATGGCTTCAGTGCTTTGGTTTCTACAATTCTATTATTAGGATTTACTGGAGTATTAGTTGAACAAAAGTTAGTCATTTTTGGTGCGATTTTATCAGTACAAAATTTTGCGGATAATGTGGCTTTTGGAATGCAAGAAACTATTGAAGGATTGACAATGATGCGTTCCTCAAAACCATTAATGAATAAAATTAGTGAAGATACAGCACTACTTGAATCGAACAATAAAGAAGAGGCCAGTATTCCTTCCGTAATTAAAACTAATTCATTGTCTCTGAAATTTCCTAATGGTGAAATGTTGAAGTATCCTGACATAAATATAAAAGAGGGTGAAAAAATTCTCTTAACTGGTGATTCGGGATCAGGTAAGACAACCTTATTTAAATTACTATTAGGAATTATTAAACCTAGTTATGGAACGATAGAATTTGAAGACCAGGATGGCAATACTGTTACACCTGATATGTCTAAAATTGGCTATATCCCACAAGAACCTAATCTTTTTCCTGGGACAATTAAACAAAATATTACGATGTTTAATAGTCAGCTTGATAATCGAGTAAACTTGGCAATAAGGGATGTCAACTTAGATGATGACATGAAAAAGTTTAAAGATGGCGTAAATTCTCCGTTAAACTTAGACAAATTAAATATTTCTGGTGGACAAAGACAAAAGATCGTTATGGCCCGTGCACAAATTCATGACAGTAAAATAATTTTAATTGATGAAGGGACAAGTGCTATTGATCAACAGGCTACTTTTAAGATTTTAAAGAAATTATTGCAAACTGAGGCAACAATTGTTTTTATTGCTCATAATTTTAATGAAAATATGCGGAATTTGTTTGATCGAGAGATTAGACTATGA
- a CDS encoding histidine phosphatase family protein, producing the protein MTTVYFVRHAEPDLSNHNDLTRDLTPKGIEDRKFLIDYFKNKKLDVAFSSPFRRAIRTIEPVAKSRNLKINQISEFCERKIGDEWISNFHEYCQKQWFDFDYKLENGESLNDVQKRNMNALKNLLTDYPDKNIIIGSHGTAIGTIINYFDSSFEYPAFSKIQPIMPFVAKFNFNGDKVDYQIIAFNSKN; encoded by the coding sequence ATGACAACAGTCTATTTTGTAAGACACGCTGAACCAGATTTAAGTAATCATAATGATTTGACAAGAGATTTAACTCCAAAAGGGATAGAGGATCGAAAATTTTTAATTGATTACTTTAAAAATAAGAAATTAGACGTGGCATTTTCAAGTCCTTTTAGAAGAGCAATTAGGACTATTGAGCCAGTTGCTAAAAGTAGAAATTTAAAAATTAACCAAATTTCGGAATTTTGTGAACGTAAAATTGGCGATGAGTGGATTTCTAATTTTCATGAATATTGTCAAAAACAGTGGTTTGATTTTGACTATAAGTTAGAAAATGGTGAATCTTTGAATGATGTTCAAAAAAGAAATATGAACGCGTTAAAAAATCTTTTAACTGATTATCCGGATAAAAATATAATTATTGGTAGTCATGGAACAGCCATTGGAACAATAATTAATTATTTTGATAGTAGTTTTGAATATCCTGCTTTTTCAAAAATTCAACCGATTATGCCCTTTGTTGCCAAATTTAACTTTAATGGCGATAAAGTAGACTATCAAATTATTGCTTTTAATTCTAAAAATTGA
- a CDS encoding NmrA family NAD(P)-binding protein — protein MKYLITGATGNLGEKVTRWLRTMTPETNIRVGIHNLKKADKFSDLAVEKVKLDYFDLNTLKEAVAGVDLVIYIPSITYNLQKRITEFENVLQVVKEAKSKLIFVSFFADQENNPFVMSPFYAYVPRRLASSGIEYSIIKNSLYADPLVPYIEELIKRKNIIYPVGAEPLSFITRNDSAHAIACLAMQPVMRDQGQTYLLSMDKNYNMVELSYIMSRITDHKIGYAPVTTGEFAKIYAAEGDGKELASMYAGGAKGLLSATSDDFHRLTGREPEEMEHFLRNGYQIARL, from the coding sequence ATGAAATACTTAATTACAGGAGCAACGGGCAATTTAGGAGAAAAAGTTACTCGCTGGCTGAGAACAATGACTCCGGAAACTAATATCCGAGTTGGAATCCATAATTTAAAAAAGGCTGATAAGTTTAGCGACTTAGCTGTGGAAAAAGTAAAATTAGACTATTTTGATCTCAACACCCTCAAAGAAGCAGTTGCTGGCGTTGATCTGGTAATTTATATTCCCAGCATTACTTATAACTTGCAGAAAAGAATTACAGAATTTGAAAATGTCTTACAAGTTGTAAAAGAAGCTAAATCTAAATTGATTTTTGTAAGTTTTTTTGCAGATCAAGAAAATAATCCATTTGTAATGTCTCCATTTTATGCATATGTACCAAGGAGACTTGCTAGCTCAGGAATTGAATACAGTATTATAAAAAATAGTTTGTATGCAGATCCACTGGTCCCATATATAGAAGAACTAATTAAACGAAAAAATATTATTTATCCAGTTGGGGCAGAACCACTATCCTTTATTACAAGAAATGATAGTGCTCATGCAATTGCGTGTTTAGCAATGCAGCCAGTAATGCGCGATCAAGGCCAAACATATCTATTAAGTATGGACAAAAATTATAACATGGTTGAGCTATCATACATTATGTCTCGGATCACTGATCATAAAATTGGCTATGCACCTGTAACAACGGGTGAATTTGCAAAGATTTATGCCGCTGAAGGCGATGGAAAAGAACTTGCATCAATGTATGCCGGAGGAGCGAAGGGACTTCTTAGTGCAACATCTGATGACTTTCATCGCTTAACTGGTAGAGAACCAGAAGAAATGGAACATTTTTTAAGAAATGGCTATCAAATTGCACGTTTATAA
- a CDS encoding DJ-1 family glyoxalase III translates to MTKVAVVFADGCEEVEGLSVVDVLRRLDIDCDMVGLDKKEINGDHHILLTCDKVVDDSLLEYDLVAFPGGRTGALNLRNNEKLAKLMIQRNKEGKWDAAMCAAPIALGHYGLLEGANYTCYPGFEKEIEKECPNGHFSTDITVVDKEHKIITSRGPATAWAYAYTIAQTLGYDTKELEKAMLYDYLAKNINQSL, encoded by the coding sequence ATGACGAAAGTTGCTGTTGTCTTTGCGGATGGCTGTGAAGAAGTTGAAGGACTTAGTGTCGTTGATGTACTACGTCGCTTAGATATTGATTGTGACATGGTCGGTCTTGATAAAAAAGAAATTAACGGAGACCATCATATCTTACTAACCTGTGATAAAGTTGTGGATGATTCACTTTTAGAGTATGACTTAGTAGCTTTTCCAGGTGGAAGAACTGGAGCTTTAAACCTTAGAAACAATGAAAAATTAGCTAAGCTTATGATTCAAAGAAATAAAGAAGGCAAATGGGATGCAGCAATGTGTGCCGCTCCGATTGCTTTAGGTCACTACGGCTTGCTAGAAGGAGCCAACTACACCTGTTACCCAGGCTTTGAAAAAGAAATTGAAAAGGAATGTCCAAACGGCCACTTTAGCACTGATATTACAGTTGTGGATAAAGAACACAAAATTATCACTAGTCGTGGACCAGCTACAGCTTGGGCATACGCTTATACAATTGCTCAAACTTTAGGTTATGACACCAAAGAATTAGAAAAAGCAATGCTTTATGATTATCTAGCTAAAAATATTAATCAAAGCCTATAG
- a CDS encoding histidine phosphatase family protein, which produces MATEVYLVRHGETMFNQLNKVQGWADSPLTVKGINDLKVTASNLSQVHFDKMYSSDLKRAIDTVHLIADTNEVSEIGKIKKLPAFREVFFGTFEGDDIDETWEKVAVAGGMKPTNDVVKIIQTLGIHDFREATKKADPRHLAEDAEALNNRMDQAVSQLAEETKGLGRVLIVSHGDFIKTLGIKYWDQTTHDHDIPFPDNGSVTRGIIDDNGKFKIINYGVKNTDIPNL; this is translated from the coding sequence ATGGCTACTGAAGTTTATTTAGTAAGACATGGGGAAACAATGTTTAATCAGTTGAATAAAGTTCAAGGCTGGGCTGATTCTCCACTAACTGTAAAAGGAATTAATGACCTAAAAGTAACAGCATCTAATTTATCTCAGGTTCATTTTGATAAAATGTATAGTTCTGATTTAAAGCGAGCCATTGATACAGTTCACTTAATTGCCGATACAAATGAAGTTTCTGAGATTGGTAAAATAAAAAAACTTCCAGCTTTTCGTGAAGTATTCTTTGGTACTTTTGAAGGTGACGATATTGACGAAACTTGGGAAAAAGTTGCTGTAGCTGGAGGGATGAAACCAACAAATGATGTGGTAAAAATCATTCAAACCTTAGGAATCCATGATTTTCGTGAAGCAACTAAGAAAGCTGATCCACGTCATTTAGCAGAAGATGCAGAAGCCCTTAATAATCGAATGGACCAAGCTGTTAGCCAACTAGCTGAAGAAACAAAAGGGCTAGGACGAGTTTTAATTGTGTCTCATGGAGACTTTATTAAGACCTTGGGAATTAAATACTGGGATCAAACTACGCACGATCATGATATTCCTTTCCCAGATAATGGTAGTGTGACGCGTGGAATAATTGATGATAATGGAAAATTTAAAATAATTAATTATGGTGTAAAAAACACTGACATTCCAAATTTATAA
- a CDS encoding ArsR/SmtB family transcription factor, which translates to MTQTDTNLVSEAAKIYKVLSNSRRISILFFLRNASKEVDVSTIATTLTLAQPVVSKQLGILEKYNLVKHHKHGTHVFYFLNDSDVLSMIDAMIEHVEHTAKEHPTNLY; encoded by the coding sequence ATGACACAAACAGATACAAATTTAGTCAGTGAAGCAGCTAAAATCTATAAAGTTTTAAGCAATAGTAGACGAATTTCAATTTTATTTTTTTTACGGAATGCTTCAAAAGAAGTCGATGTCTCAACAATTGCCACTACTCTCACCCTTGCGCAGCCGGTAGTATCAAAACAATTAGGCATTTTAGAAAAATACAATTTGGTTAAACATCATAAACATGGAACTCATGTCTTTTATTTTTTAAATGACTCGGACGTTTTATCAATGATTGACGCCATGATTGAACATGTAGAACATACTGCCAAAGAACATCCCACAAACTTATACTAA